The Candidatus Methylomirabilota bacterium DNA window CGGACTTTGACGGGGACGGGCTTTTGGATTTGGTGGTCGGAAACCGCAGCACCAGGGACCTCACCATCCTCAAGGGGGATGGGACGGGTGCCTTCACACGCCTGCCGGGCGTGAAGCTCCCCGATGACCCGATCGTGCTTGCCACGGGGGATTTCGACAGGGACGGAAAGCCTGATCTCGTGCTGATCTTTGCCTCTCTGAACGTGGCGAGCATCTATCGTGGAGATGGCAAAGGAGGATTTATACCGCCTGCGAAAGCCGAAAGACGTAACGATTAGGGGCGTGAGGTTTACTCGGCGAGAGCCGAGGGATCTTGAGGGAGGGACTCCAGAAAGGCAGAGGGAATTCCATAGATATCCGGCTTCTCCTGAAGCTTGGCATAGACGAGATCCTCTTCTGACTTTCCGAGTAGCACCGTACCGAGAGATTTTCCGTCCGTCTTGGTGAGGGTGAAGGTTGCAACCGGCTTATCGAGACCGTAGGGGGATAGGTCGGTAGGCCCTTTCGCAACCACTTTCTGCCACTTGAGATTCTTGATTTCGTTCAGGAGGTCGATGACCGCCGAATATTTCGCTTTGACTTGTTTAGGCTTCTTGAGTTCCCACTGCTCCTTCCGCTTCTCCAGGAGGATCTCCTGACCATTCCGTGAGAGCTCCATCTTTCCCACATCCCAGGTCTCGAAGCTCAGCAACTGCCGGAGACGGAAATCGAACGGCCCTTTATCGAGCTGTTCGTAGAGCCGAGCCTCGACGAGGGTGACTGCCTGACTGTCGCCTACCCGGACGTAGGCGCCCTCGTCGTTGCTCGCCCTGGCCAGGGTCAGGGTGGACAGGGGCTTCCCCTGAGGATCCAAGAGACGCACCGTGACCGGTGGAGCGTCAAGTCCGTACGGTTTCAGGGTCTTGGCGTCGTCGTCCACAAACTCCTTGACCCGGGTCGTGGTGAGATCCCAGAGCAGATCGTTGACCATCCGCTGATCCGCTGATGCCTCCTCAGGTTCCTTCATGCTCCAGGTGCCCCCGGCCTTTGAGAGAACTGTCCGCCCTTTGGGAGTTACGAGTTCGATCGTATCAACCTTTTCCCGGTCGACCGCCAGGAGGGTCCGGTCCCTGAGGTCTGCCACCTGTTTCGGAATCTCTTTCAGAAACGTCTCCTTGAGCACGAGGACTTGCTCTTCCCGGGAGCGCCGGGCGTAGACTCCCCCTTCTTTTTTCTGTCCTCCTTCTTTCTTCTTTACTCCAAGGAAGAGGGTAGCCTCGGTCCCCCCGTCAAGGGCCAGCCGGATCTCCCCTCGAGGCGGATCCAAGCCCACCATCTTTAGAGAGGCCGGCTTGTCCGGAAAGGTCTGAATCTGGTCTTGAGTGAGCGAGCGGAGGAGGTCCGAGACCTTGCCGGAGTCTGCGGCAACCTGGATCGGTTCCGTGATCCGCCACTTCCCCTTCTCGTGCCGCTCAAGGCGGACACGAAGGGAATCCGTGCGAAGGCTCACGGCCTGTACCGCCTCTTGCGCAAAGGAGAGGAGGACCTTGCTTCGGAAGGCAAAAGCGTCTTTCTCCAAGGAGGTCTTGACCGTGTGTGGGGCGAGGAGGATTTTTTCCTCTCCCTTTCGCCGAGCGTACACCGAGAAGCCGGCTGGCGTGGTGTTCCCAACCTCCAGGATGAAAGGCGTCTCTTTCTCTTTGAGGTGAACGGTGAAGATAATGGGAGGGTTCTGTAATCCAAAATCGGCGAGACTGTCGCCACTGGCGTCCAGGGTCCGCTCGGTTTTCGCGCGGATCACGTTTCCCAGCAGGGCGATAATTTCTTTTTCGTCCGCCCGGTCCTCCACAGGCTCGCTCATCCGCCACCCGTTTTCGCCCCGCTCCAGGGTGATGACCTTTTCCCCGCGGCGGATGCTGAACGAAGAGACCTCTTCTTCCTGAAAAGAGACCAGCTTCGTCTTTGCCTCTTTCTCAACTTCCTTCAGTTCCAGGAAGTAGTAGCCGAGGCTCAGCAGTGCAAGGACGCCGAAGAGGACCAGGGTGGTGCGAAACCTCATGAAGAGCGTCTCCGGCGTACGGCGACGGCGACCCCGATTCCGATGATGGCCAGCGGGGGGAAGAATACAGTCCCCCAAAGGGCGAGCCGAGCCTGACTTGCGGTGAGGACCAGTGGGGTGAACTTGGCCTGCCGCGGGCGGATCGCGATCAGCTCCTCCTCTTCGGCGAGCCAGCTCAGCGAATTGAGGAAGAGATCCCGATTCCCGGACAGGTTCAAATAGGTATTCTTAATGAAGGCGGAGGTCCCGTAGGCCACGATCCCCCCCTTCTTTGCGTTCACAGTTGACGGTTCACCGTTCACAGCCTTTTCTTCTGTGGGGACTTTGGACGTTGGCCCTTGAACGTTGGATGTCACTTCGATCGTAGCTACCGCCCCGACTGGCACCGGCCCCTTTCGGTCCTTCTCTTGGTCAAAGGAGACCTCTCCGCGGTCGAAGGCTGCCTTATCGGTTTCGGCCCAGCTGTCCGAGCTGGTCTGGCCCAGGACCTGGACCGACGCCCCTGGTGTCTCGACCGCGTCCACTGTCTGTGCG harbors:
- a CDS encoding DUF4340 domain-containing protein, with amino-acid sequence MRFRTTLVLFGVLALLSLGYYFLELKEVEKEAKTKLVSFQEEEVSSFSIRRGEKVITLERGENGWRMSEPVEDRADEKEIIALLGNVIRAKTERTLDASGDSLADFGLQNPPIIFTVHLKEKETPFILEVGNTTPAGFSVYARRKGEEKILLAPHTVKTSLEKDAFAFRSKVLLSFAQEAVQAVSLRTDSLRVRLERHEKGKWRITEPIQVAADSGKVSDLLRSLTQDQIQTFPDKPASLKMVGLDPPRGEIRLALDGGTEATLFLGVKKKEGGQKKEGGVYARRSREEQVLVLKETFLKEIPKQVADLRDRTLLAVDREKVDTIELVTPKGRTVLSKAGGTWSMKEPEEASADQRMVNDLLWDLTTTRVKEFVDDDAKTLKPYGLDAPPVTVRLLDPQGKPLSTLTLARASNDEGAYVRVGDSQAVTLVEARLYEQLDKGPFDFRLRQLLSFETWDVGKMELSRNGQEILLEKRKEQWELKKPKQVKAKYSAVIDLLNEIKNLKWQKVVAKGPTDLSPYGLDKPVATFTLTKTDGKSLGTVLLGKSEEDLVYAKLQEKPDIYGIPSAFLESLPQDPSALAE